A window of Ranitomeya variabilis isolate aRanVar5 chromosome 2, aRanVar5.hap1, whole genome shotgun sequence contains these coding sequences:
- the LOC143804384 gene encoding calmodulin-1 encodes MADQLTEEQIAEFKEAFSLFDKDGDGTITTKELGTVMRSLGQNPTEAELQDMINEVDADGNGTIDFPEFLTMMARKMKDTDSEEEIREAFRVFDKDGNGYISAAELRHVMTNLGEKLTDEEVDEMIREADIDGDGQVNYEEFVQMMTAK; translated from the exons ATG gctGACCAACTGACAGAAGAGCAGATCGCTG AGTTCAAAGAAGCCTTCTCACTGTTTGACAAGGATGGCGATGGCACCATTACAACAAAGGAGTTGGGCACAGTGATGAGGTCGCTTGGGCAGAACCCCACAGAAGCAGAACTGCAGGACATGATCAATGAAGTAGATGCTGATG GTAATGGAACAATTGACTTCCCTGAATTCTTGACTATGATGGCTAGAAAAATGAAGGACACTGATAGTGAAGAGGAAATCAGAGAAGCATTCCGTGTGTTTGACAAG GATGGAAACGGCTACATTAGCGCTGCTGAGCTCCGTCATGTGATGACAAATCTGGGTGAAAAGTTAACGGACGAAGAGGTCGATGAAATGATCAGGGAAGCAGACATTGACGGAGACGGCCAAGTAAATTATGAAG agtTTGTACAAATGATGACAGCAAAGTGA